One segment of Phragmites australis chromosome 13, lpPhrAust1.1, whole genome shotgun sequence DNA contains the following:
- the LOC133889277 gene encoding translation initiation factor IF-2, chloroplastic-like: MTSPASVTNLGSNGRPGPLPVAAARRAHLVTRISFTGFDGIRRWQYAPGRLCRCMVITNLIEEKGVQFSSRGGVSVKADDDNDLLLKPPQKLVRPNGPPGAIKAASPPERKPAGATLEDREKVRESLHKVLEKAEKLEASSSGNGGGENAGSRQTDVSMHNGPGATAVDESGNSRKTKTLKSVWRKGNPVPTVRKVIRDQPRTETRDQSIPAAKSSASSPSKSVPPLLSKPSVAPPPRRPVKSDTSKEKKGPILIDKFASKRATIDPVVPEELLDPLKPVRGPPAKVRVDRRKKPNTPAGSRRRMPNDDGLVDEDTSDVPISGVPVRKGRRWSKAKRRAARLEALQAEEPVRVEILEVGEEGMLIEDLAYELAVSESEILRFLSVRGVMLDNVQTLDKDLVKMVCMEYDVEVLENGPVKVEEMAKKKEFLDEEDLDKLEVRPPIVTIMGHVDHGKTTLLDYIRKSKVVASEAGGITQGIGAYQVLVPVDGNPQACVFLDTPGHKAFGAMRARGARVTDICIIVVAADDGVQPQTSEAIAHARAAGVPIIIAINKIDKEGANPERVMQELSQIGLMPEMWGGDTPMIQISALTGDNVEELLETVMLVAELQELKANPHRNAKGTVIEACLDKAKGPLATLVVQNGTLNKADIIMCGEAFGKIRAMYDDRGKLVDKAGPSNAVQVIGLNNVPLAGDEFEAVDNLDIARERANERADVMRIERISAKAGEGKVTLSSIAASVSSGKQAGIDTHELNVILKVDFQGSIEAIRQAIQALPQENVSLRFLLQAPGDVSVSDVDLAVASDGIIFGFNVRAPGSVKTYAKKKSVEIRLYKVIYDLIDDLRNAMEGLLEPAEEEVPLGSAKVRAVFSSGSGKAAGCMITTGKVVQDCNVRVIRKGKEVYVGTLDSLRRVKETIKEVGAGLECGIGVDDFDEWEEGDVIEAFNTVKKSRTLEEASATVTAALKDAGVQL, from the exons ATGACATCTCCAGCTTCCGTTACCAACCTTGGAAGCAATGGGAGGCCTGGCCCGCTGCCGGTGGCGGCAGCGAGGAGAGCGCACCTGGTTACAAGGATCAGTTTCACCGGGTTTGACGGCATAAGGCGGTGGCAGTACGCGCCCGGGAGGCTGTGCAGGTGTATGGTCATAACTAATCTGATTGAGGAGAAGGGGGTTCAGTTCTCATCAAGAGGAGGTGTGAGTGTGAAAGCCGATGATGACAATGACCTGCTTCTGAAGCCACCGCAGAAGCTGGTTCGGCCAAATGGACCACCGGGGGCCATAAAAGCAGCGTCACCACCTGAACGGAAGCCAGCAGGGGCAACATTGGAGGACAGAGAGAAGGTCAGGGAGTCGTTGCACaaggtgttggagaaggctGAGAAGCTTGAGGCCTCGAGCTCTGGAAATGGAGGTGGTGAAAATGCCGGTTCCAGGCAGACTGATGTTTCGATGCATAATGGTCCAGGGGCAACAGCAGTGGATGAGAGTGGGAATTCGAGGAAGACAAAGACACTAAAGAGCGTATGGCGAAAGGGGAACCCTGTGCCAACTGTACGTAAGGTGATTAGAGATCAACCACGGACGGAAACTAGGGATCAGTCGATACCTGCAGCTAAATCTTCAGCGTCATCTCCATCCAAGTCAGTACCTCCTCTACTATCAAAACCTTCTGTAGCACCGCCACCTCGTCGGCCTGTCAAGTCCGATACATCAAAGGAGAAAAAAGGACCCATCCTAATAGATAAATTTGCTTCCAAGAGGGCAACGATTGATCCAGTTGTTCCTGAGGAATTGTTAGATCCTCTGAAGCCAGTACGAGGCCCGCCTGCAAAAGTCAGAGTTGATCGTCGTAAAAAGCCAAACACACCAGCTGGTTCCCGCCGACGTATGCCAAATGATGATGGATTAGTCGATGAGGATACTTCTGATGTGCCAATTTCTGGTGTTCCAGTGCGCAAGGGAAGGAGGTGGAGCAAGGCAAAACGTAGGGCTGCAAGGCTTGAGGCTCTTCAAGCTGAAGAGCCTGTTAGAGTCGAGATCCTTGAAGTTGGTGAAGAAGGTATGCTGATTGAGGACTTGGCATATGAGTTGGCAGTTAGTGAATCAGAAATTTTGCGCTTCTTATCCGTGAGAGGAGTTATGCTCGACAATGTTCAGACTCTGGATAAAGATTTGGTTAAGATGGTTTGCATGGAATATGATGTTGAAGTGCTAGAAAATGGTCCCGTGAAAGTGGAAGAAATGGCAAAGAAGAAGGAGTTCCTTGATGAGGAAGACTTGGATAAGTTGGAAGTAAGACCTCCCATTGTGACTATCATGGGCCATGTTGATCATGGGAAG ACAACTCTGTTGGATTATATACGTAAGAGTAAG GTGGTGGCATCGGAGGCTGGCGGTATAACACAAGGCATTGGAGCATATCAGGTTCTTGTACCAGTAGATGGGAACCCTCAAGCTTGTGTTTTTCTGGATACTCCAGGCCACAAG GCGTTTGGTGCAATGAGAGCTCGAGGAGCTAGAGTAACtgatatatgtatcattgtcgTGGCTGCGGATGATGGTGTTCAGCCACAAACAAGTGAGGCAATTGCACATGCAAGGGCAGCCGGAGTGCCTATTATAATAGCAATAAACAAG ATAGACAAGGAGGGAGCTAATCCAGAACGAGTCATGCAAGAGCTTTCCCAAATTGGACTTATGCCAGAGATGTGGGGTGGTGATACCCCAATGATTCAG ATAAGTGCTCTTACTGGAGACAATGTTGAAGAACTATTGGAGACTGTCATGCTTGTTGCTGAG TTGCAAGAATTGAAGGCCAATCCTCACAGAAATGCAAAGGGCACTGTTATTGAAGCTTGTCTTGACAAGGCCAAAGGGCCTCTTGCCACCCTAGTTGTACAGAATGGAACCCTAAACAAGGCTGATATTATTATGTGTGGTGAAGCTTTTGGGAAG ATCCGCGCAATGTATGACGATCGTGGGAAGCTTGTTGACAAAGCAGGACCGTCCAATGCTGTGCAG GTTATTGGCCTGAACAATGTTCCCCTTGCTGGTGATGAATTTGAGGCAGTTGACAACCTTGATATTGCACGAGAAAGGGCAAATGAGCGTGCGGATGTGATGCGCATTGAGAGGATATCTGCAAAAGCTGGTGAAGGGAAAGTTACTCTCTCATCTATTGCGGCATCTGTTTCATCTGGAAAGCAAGCAGGAATTGATACACATGAGCTAAATGTCATTCTTAAAGTTGATTTTCAG GGTTCAATTGAGGCAATTAGGCAAGCCATCCAAGCGCTGCCTCAAGAAAATGTCTCCTTGAGGTTCCTACTTCAAGCTCCAGGAGACGTGAGTGTTAGTGATGTTGATCTGGCTGTTGCTTCTGATGGAATTATATTTGGTTTTAATGTCAGAGCTCCAGGATCAGTTAAAACTTATGCCAAGAAGAAAAGTGTTGAAATTCGACTTTACAAGGTGATCTATGACTTGATAGATGATTTGCGGAATGCCATGGAAGGGCTTCTTGAACCTGCTGAG GAGGAAGTACCACTCGGTTCAGCGAAAGTTCGAGCTGTTTTCAGTAGTGGCAGTGGAAAGGCGGCAGGTTGCATGATTACTACTGGGAAAGTTGTCCAAGATTGTAATGTCCGGGTTATTCGTAAAGGGAAAGAAGTTTATGTTGGTACACTTGATTCCTTGAGACGGGTGAAAGAAACTATAAAGGAG GTTGGTGCGGGTCTAGAATGTGGTATTGGGGTAGATGACTTCGATGAATGGGAGGAAGGTGATGTCATAGAGGCATTCAACACTGTGAAAAAGTCAAGAACCCTCGAGGAAGCCTCTGCCACCGTGACTGCTGCTCTGAAGGATGCAGGTGTCCAGCTGTAG